The Lycium barbarum isolate Lr01 chromosome 9, ASM1917538v2, whole genome shotgun sequence genome has a segment encoding these proteins:
- the LOC132612296 gene encoding uncharacterized protein LOC132612296 — protein sequence MVHTSNDGNNATTYAHESTSPLFIHSSDIPGTCLVGTSFSGSGYGGWKRGITVSLSAKNKIGLVDGSCPKPSSDDNPAKIRQWDRVNNMVISWLTSSISPTIAESVQYSETTESIWKQLERRYGTVNRTKIFEIKKELASIQQGSLEIASYFNKLKKSWDELGVMRKSHGKECTCAAKSGIEKDDEEDKLYQFLMGLNDVYVGVRSNLLMMHPLPSLDDAYNILL from the coding sequence ATGGTGCACACTAGTAATGATGGTAATAATGCTACGACTTACGCCCATGAGTCTACAAGTCCTCTTTTCATCCATTCTTCTGATATTCCTGGTACATGCCTTGTTGGTACTTCATTTTCTGGGTCGGGTTATGGGGGTTGGAAGAGAGGTATAACGGTGTCTCTCTCTGCTAAAAATAAGATTGGACTTGTGGACGGGTCATGTCCTAAACCATCTTCTGATGATAATCCGGCTAAGATTCGTCAATGGGATAGAGTTAACAATATGGTAATATCATGGTTGACAAGTTCTATCTCACCAACCATTGCTGAGAGTGTCCAGTACTCAGAGACTACTGAGAGTATATGGAAACAATTGGAGCGTCGATATGGAACTGTAAATAGAACTAAAATCTTTGAAATAAAAAAGGAATTGGCTTCCATACAGCAGGGTTCTCTTGAAATTGCTTCCTATTTTAACAAACTTAAAAAGTCTTGGGATGAACTGGGGGTAATGCGTAAGAGTCATGGAAAGGAATGCACTTGTGCTGCCAAATCTGGGATTGAAAAAGATGATGAGGAGGATAAACTTTACCAATTTCTCATGGGTTTGAATGACGTATACGTGGGTGTTAGAAGTAATCTGCTTATGATGCATCCTCTCCCTTCTCTTGATGATGCTTATAATATTCTTCTCTAA
- the LOC132612297 gene encoding uncharacterized protein LOC132612297, which yields MLTAALLVQKSPTTIPKKPTVGQSSKKSASVVDKPVQSKEKEKAAPSVHRVPVDDVSTSKSVDLTSLRQELNQFKQEVLAEFKVVFTELKDLRKTIDKNFKKVLEHVKGKQNSEKDDDSETHVPLHDGNIHQQTDDYMDHGDDIHMETHTGDVHPTEEKGLAPDIQVGIGNDSGDTLKASTKEIAEGGDHSGEPKTSVERPVDPTEEKGIAMDIQVDIGNESGDTMEASTEEIAEGGDLSGEPKTSVERSGKHTMEEKKCFDDSNNSEMIAQVLANIAESEMTNEQVHAEKIEENTSSTVLEEPQAAICNAQPLSQWLLPDEYLPSQTPRKDIVLHPSVTRATRPSKYKSSPFVTDFGSSSGKNHVHGFDKKYPFQIDPITSPLDVQMVDEYRTLLRNERTTGTITKKKIAVFDNGVKFNFGITTVNDKNWFYLLSMDGQLWNEEHIDVIFYYFRKKGKYDKRNNFSFTTVDCLFKQRIDVVHHAYRNVETQTNVANEEQVLIEYVKGHRLIANVPWHTVDNVLIPVNMQEENHWLLVLLSFKDRRLYVYNSYQLAGHNAVVRNEIKKLATLLPHFLHLAGFYVNQKSIDLVKDPAYADKGQIDIFEVVYVDNLPHQTAGSTDCGVFVAAYAEYLTSGERIPDVIDAHMQRMRYSALLWDYAEGKVADNAESDNEVPPRPIRPAIDYDTVDAIDV from the exons ATGTTGACGGCAGCATTGCTTGTTCAGAAGTCACCAACCACTATCCCAAAAAAACCTACAGTTGGACAATCATCTAAAAAATCTGCTTCGGTGGTAGATAAGCCAGTTCAatcaaaggaaaaagaaaaagctgCTCCAAGTGTCCACCGCGTTCCTGTTGACGACGTATCCACCAGCAAATCAGTTGACCTCACAAGTTTGAGACAGGAACTTAATCAATTTAAGCAGGAA GTTCTTGCTGAATTCAAGGTTGTTTTTACTGAGCTCAAGGATCTTCGCAAAACTATTGATAAAAATTTCAAAAAGGTTTTGGAACATGTCAAAGGGAAACAAAACTCAGAAAAg gaTGATGACAGTGAAACTCATGTTCCTTTACATGATGGCAACATACATCAACAAACTGATGATTACATGGACCACGGTGACGATATTCACATGGAGACTCATACGGGTGATGTGCATCCAAcagag GAGAAGGGTCTTGCACCGGATATTCAAGTCGGTATTGGCAATGATAGCGGCGATACGCTGAAAGCTTCAACCAAAGAGATTGCGGAAGGAGGTGATCATTCAGGAGAACCGAAGACTTCGGTTGAACGTCCGGTGGATCCAACAGAG gaaaagggTATTGCAATGGATATTCAAGTTGATATTGGCAATGAGAGCGGCGATACGATGGAAGCCTCAACCGAAGAGATTGCAGAAGGAGGTGATCTTTCAGGAGAACCGAAGACTTCGGTTGAACGTTCAGGGAAACATACTATGGAAGAGAAAAAATGTTTTGATGATTCAAATAATTCTGAG ATGATCGCACAGGTGCTAGCAAATATAGCAGAATCAGAAATGACTAACGAACAAGTTCACGCAGAAAAAATCGAGGAAAACACCAGCTCAACTGTCTTAGAGGAACCCCAGGCAGCAATTTGTAACGCGCAGCCGTTGTCTCAGTGGTTGTTGCCTGATGAGTATTTACCAAGCCAAACCCCAAGGAAAGATATCGTGTTACATCCATCAGTCACACGAGCTACACGCCCTAGTAAATACAAGTCTTCACCGTTTGTGAcagattttg GTAGTAGTTCGGGCAAGAATCATGTACATGGGTTTGATAAAAAATATCCATTCCAGATAGATCCCATTACTAGTCCACTTGATGTACAGATGGTGGATGAATACCGTACTCTGCTCCGAAACG AAAGAACAACGGGGaccattacaaaaaaaaaaattgcagttTTTGACAATGGAGTCAAATTCAATTTTGGCATCACAACTGTCAATGATAAGAACTGGTTTTACCTGTTATCGATGGATGGTCAGCTTTGGAATGAAGAG CACATTGACGTCATTTTCTATTACTTTCGGAAGAAAGGAAAGTACGATAAAAGGAACAATTTCAGCTTCACCACTGTTGACTGCCTATTCAAGCAGAGAATTGATGTGGTCCACCACGCATATCGCAATGTTGAAACACAGACAAATGTGGCAAATGAAGAGCAAGTATTGATTGAGTATGTTAAGGGCCACAGGCTTATTGCCAATGTCCCGTGGCATACCGTTGACAACGTGCTAATACCGGTGAATATGCAAGAAGAAAATCATTGGTTATTGGTACTCCTTTCATTCAAGGATAG GCGTCTGTATGTTTACAACTCGTATCAATTAGCCGGGCACAACGCAGTTGttaggaatgaaataaaaaagcTTGCTACACTGCTACCACATTTCTTACATCTGGCTGGATTCTATGTAAATCAAAAAAGCATAGATTTGGTGAAAGACCCAGCATATGCAGATAAGGGACAGATCGATATCTTTGAAGTTGTCTATGTTGATAATCTTCCGCATCAAACTGCTGGTAGCAC ggaCTGTGGTGTTTTTGTGGCAGCGTATGCTGAGTATTTGACATCGGGTGAAAGGATTCCAGATGTCATTGATGCACACATGCAGCGTATGAGATACAGTGCACTCTTATGGGACTACGCTGAAGGCAAGGTTGCTGACAATGCAGAGAGTGATAATGAAGTTCCACCAAGACCGATTAGGCCAGCAATCGATTACGACACTGTAGATGCAATTGATGTTTGA